The window TTTAATTTGGTATAAGTAACAATTTCTTTAGCTTCCTGATTATAAATATATCGTGGAGATTTTGGAATAAAATTTAATCCACCATACACGCAGCCATATTTTTCTGCATATTGTGCTTCAAGAGGATTTTTTAAACCGCAGATTTTGTTTTCGCCATAAATTATTGAACGAGTAGCAGACTCTAAATTTTTAGATTTCATTAAGTGACTGCCAATTAAAAAACCATCTACAACTTTACTCAAATCCCTAACATCTGTATAGCTTGTAATTCCAGACTCACAAATAATAATTCTATCTTTTGGAATTAACTGTGCTATTTTTTTTGTTTTATGAATATCTACTGATAAATCTTTTAAATTTCTGTTATTAATTCCTATAACTTCTGCATTTAATGCTAATGCGCGCTTTAACTCCTCTATATTATTTATTTCGGTTAAAACGCCTAAATGCATTTGTTTGGCAATATTGGATAATTTCATATATGTAGCGTCATCTAGAATAGATAGCATTAAAAGAATAGCATTAGCTTTGTGATAACGAGCATAATATATTTGATATGGATCGATAAAAAAATCCTTACATAATAAAGGTTTTTTAGTATTTTCTCGAGCTTGTAATAAATATTCAAAATTACCATGAAAAAACTTTTCTTCGGTAATGACGGAAATAATATCAGCATATTTGTCATAAACATTTATGATTTTAGAAATATTGAATTTTTTATTAATAATTCCATTTGACGGTGATGATTGTTTGCACTCCAAAATAAATGCCGGGTGATTTTTTTTTAAATGATCTTTAAATGATATTCTTGATTTTTCAATTTTT is drawn from Buchnera aphidicola and contains these coding sequences:
- the trpCF gene encoding bifunctional indole-3-glycerol-phosphate synthase TrpC/phosphoribosylanthranilate isomerase TrpF encodes the protein MKNNILSKILTSTYQWIQYQKKNIPLLSFEKKIEKSRISFKDHLKKNHPAFILECKQSSPSNGIINKKFNISKIINVYDKYADIISVITEEKFFHGNFEYLLQARENTKKPLLCKDFFIDPYQIYYARYHKANAILLMLSILDDATYMKLSNIAKQMHLGVLTEINNIEELKRALALNAEVIGINNRNLKDLSVDIHKTKKIAQLIPKDRIIICESGITSYTDVRDLSKVVDGFLIGSHLMKSKNLESATRSIIYGENKICGLKNPLEAQYAEKYGCVYGGLNFIPKSPRYIYNQEAKEIVTYTKLKYIGIFRNESHQYILNKVDQFNLYAVQLHGTEDDIFIKKLKRILPKSVRIWKAISMKKDTVIKTNSNINRYLLDNQAGGTGQTFDWRLIKTFKIADMMLAGGLNLKNSFLASTLGFRGLDFNTGLELSPGRKDPKKIKSIFRILRFYKKNKKLLHLL